CCAGGAGGTGGTCATCTCCACCCTGCTGGGGTCGTGCGTCTCCGCCTGCCTGTACGATCCGCAGAAAAAGATCGTGGGAATTAACCATTTCCTGCTCAGCAACCGCAGGTACGCCCGCAACATGCCGATCACCATTTCCGAGGCAGGGCGCTACGGCACCCACGCCATGGAACTATTGATCAACGAAATGATCAAGCTCGGGGCCCGGCGCGAGAACCTGAAGGCCAAGGCCTTCGGCGGCGGCTCCCTGCTCCACGTCGCCCGCCAGGCGGACAATTTCTGCTGCGTCGGCGAGGTGAATGGCCGCTTTATCCACGAGTTCCTCGACAACGAAGGCATCCCCCTGGTCGCCGCCGACCTCGGCGGAAACAGCGGCCGGGTGATCCACTACTCCGCCAGCGATTTTTCGGTCTACGCCCGCAAGATCCACCGCGAACGGATCGGCGGCCTGGTGAAGCGGGACCGTCAGTTCTGGGAATCGAAGATCAAGGAGCAGGAGACCACAACCGCCCAGCCCGACCTCTGGCTCTGACGCGCCAGCCTCTTCCCCGCTCGAAACCCGCCCCGAATAACCCTGCGGGCCCTCTTTCCCATTCAACAGCCGCAAGAAAACCCCTCCCTGCCTCTTCGCCGACTCCGAAGGGACGTGAAAAAGACGCGGACAGGCGCAAAGGCAAACCCTCCGGCGGCAGGGGGCATTTTGGTAAGAAAGCGGTAAAAAAGGGCAGGGGAGCCCTGTCTCCCGCCGGGAGCGCCGGGAGAGGGCGACGGGAGTCTCTGGGGGGGATCGAAAAACGGGGAAAGACGCAGCCTCAGCAAACCGCCGGAACCGGCGCGTCCTCCTGTTCTATGCAGATGCCGCTGAAGGTGATGTTGGCGCGGTAGGGGCGAACCAGATCGATCCCCAGGCGGCAAAGGAGCTTTTCGACCTCCTGGGGGCGGCGACCGTAGACCTCTTCGAGAGATAAATTGACCCGCATCGTCATTCCACTCCTTTCGATAGAAGGGTGCATGAGATTAGTTTTTATTTATATCATGCCTATGTAGTAATTCAACACCCCCTTTCTCAAGATTGAAACAAAACCGTCCTCAAAACCAGGGGTCATCCGCTCCAGAACGGGCCGAAAACCCTCACCGGCAGTGCCCCTTCGGCACAAAGCAAAGGGCCGGGCGTTGCAGCCCGGCCCCCTGTGGGAACTCTCTCTCCTCGTCCGGCCGCCCCCTCTTACCAGGTGCGGACCCGCCCGGTGTCCACGTGGACAAACTGGTACCGGGGATAGTAGCCGACCCCGCCTCCGTTCAGGCTCATCGCGGCCCGGCGCAGGGCGGCCAGGTTGCGGCCCGGCAGGCGAAGGTCGACGGCCTTGCCGTCCATGTGCAGACTGTACTTGGCCACGCCTCCCCCCCCCTGCCTGCGCAGCTGGTCATTGGTCACCGGGGAGCGGAACCCGGAAATGACGTGGAAGGGCTCGCTGGTCTCCATCTGACGGGACAGGGCGTAGAGCAGGTCGAAAAGCTGGGGGTCCATCGCCGTGGCTTCGTTGGCCCGGTGGTCGCGCAGGAGATGGCTGATACTGGTCAGGGCCTCCGGAAGGTAGCGCCCCTCGGCCCAGTAGACCGCACTGTTCAGGGTCTCGCCGGTGTGGGTGTTGTACAGGGAAAGGGTTTTCTCAACGACCACGGGCCCGGGGAACCGGGCCAGTGCGGGAAGGGGAAGCGCAAGCCCCGCGGCGGTCATCATGCCCAGCCGAAGGAACTTCCGGCGGCTGATACGCTCCGGGGTCGGGATTTTCCCGATTTCGGTAAAACTCATAATCGTTCGCACTCCTGGCGGGTGGGATTTTTTTTGCTTGCCGCCACCCTCTCATTAATGCAAAGCGCATGCCATGCCGGCACGATCCCTCGGGCCCTTTACAAGAGTTCTTTGATATCACAACGAATTTGGAAAGACAACCGGTTTGGGGGCGGCACGAAAAGGCCGGGGGAGGGCGTGTTGCATCACCGCTATTTAGCTAAAACCCTGACTCCTGTGCCCTCTTTTGCAACGAACGGGAAAGGGCGGCGCCCTTCCTCCGAGTGGATTCAGGGATTCGGCGGAACGATACCGCGGCGGCGAAAAGGGAAGGGGGGGGCGGGCGCTACTCGAGCTTACTGGCCAGGGACCGGTCGAGAGACAGGGCGCCTCCCCCCTTGATGACCAGGGCGACGGCGATGGCGACGGCCAGGAGGTGGTATTCGAACCCCTCTCCCTGTTGCCGGCCAAACCAGTTCATGAAAAACCCGTGGGGCAGATGCACCATGAATATCGCCCCCAGCATGACGCAGCCAAGACCGAAAGCGGCCAGACGGGTGAGCAGGCCGGCGATCAGGCCGAGAGCCCCCAGGGACTCGGCGGCGATGACCAGCAGGGCCAGCACGAAGGGGATGCCCATGTTTTCGGTGAAATGATGCAGGGTCCCGGCCAGGCCGTGGCCGCCGAACCAGCCGAAGACCTTCTGCATCCCGTGGGGAAGGAATACCCCCCCCAGCATCACCCGAAGGACCAGGCTGGACATATCGTTGTCGGTAGAGAGAAACCTGCGCAGCATGATCGATCTCCTCTCGGTTGAAAAGCGACGCGATCCCTTTCCTTCACGCTACCACCCCCCCCGCGCCTGTCAACAGGGACCACGGCAACGAGAACGGGGATATCCGGTTGCAATCGAGCCCGGTTTCCGCTTTAATGCTTCTAATCGATCCTTCTTCCGCCCCGTTCGGCCGAGGGGCCTCCACCCGAACTCGATTTCCGCCGGGGTGAGTCGCCGATGCACGATGTCCCGATCCTGACAGCCCTCGCGATCATCCTCTTCGGAGCCCTGGCCGGCGGCCGCCTGGCCGTGGCCTGCCGCATTCCCCGGGTCACCGGCTACCTCCTGGTCGGCCTGTTCTGCGGTCCCTCTTTCACTGGTCTCGTGGGGCTGCCGCCCCTGCTGACGACCGAGGCCCTGCACGGCCTCAACCTCCTCTACGACCTCGCCCTCGCCCTCATCCTGCTCAACATCGGCGGGCTCTTCAAGCTCGAGCACCTGCGCCGCTGGGGCAACCGCATCACCCTCTTCTCATTCAGCGAGATCGGCCTGACCTTCGCCCTGGTGTCCGGCTCGACCTTCCTGCTCAACCTGTTCCTGGTGCAAAAGACGGTCGGAGAGATGGACCTCTTTCAGACCTCCCTGGCCTTCGCCCTGTTCCTCGGGATCATCAGCATCGCCACCGCCCCCGCGGCCACCCTCATGGTCATCCGGGAGTACGAGGCGGAGGGACCGGTGACGGGGACCGTCCTGACCCTGGTCGGATTCAACAACCTGGTGTCGGCCCTCGGCTTCGCGGTCATCGCCCACTTCCTGATCCGGCCGGAGGAGACCCTGGGCCTGCTCCTGCTGCACATGGCCGGGCCGATCGTGCTCGGCGCGGTCCTCGGCTTCGGCCTCTCCATCTGGGGGCAGCGCCTTGAACTGCCAAGCGAACACAAGATCCTGCTCATCGGCGGGGTGGCCTCCACCGTCGGCCTGTGCAGGGTCCTGCACCTGGACCCCATGCTGGCCAGCATGGCCCTCGGCATCTCCCTGGCCAACGCCTCGCCCCGCTGGCACCTGCTGACCCAGTCCCTGCGCCAGGTTGACTACATTCTGTACGTCGCCTTTTTCGTCCTCGCCGGGGCGCACCTGCACATCGAAACCCTGAGCCATATCGGCGTCCTCGGCGTCGCCTACGTGGTCGCCCGCACCGCCGGCAAGTGGCTCGGGGCGCTGGCCGGCGCCCGCATGGGCAGGTTCGGGCAACGGGAGCGGGACTTCGTCGGAATCGCCCTGCTCGCCCAGGCGGGGATGGCCATCGGCCTGGCGGGCACCCTGGCCCGGAGCTGGCCCGAGGGGGGCAAACTGCTCGAAACGGTCATTCTCGGATCGGTGGTGGTCTTCGAACTGATCGGCCCCCTCGCCGTCCGCCACGGCCTGGTTCGGGCCGGTGAGGTACCGATCCTCTCCCTGCTCCAGAAAAGAACCCCCCAGGGCGCCATGGAGGGGCTTCACAGCGTCGTCCAGCACTTCCGCTCCTCCCTGGGGATCCCCGCCGGGCACCGGTTGCGGGATCCGGGAGACATCCTGGTCCGTCACCTCATGCGCCAGAACGTGGAGACCATCCGCAACGACACCCCCTTCAACGAGTTGTTGCACCTCATCTCCCACAGCCGTTACTACCGCTTCCCGGTGGTGGACAGATCCGAAAACTTCGTCGGCATGATCGACTACACCGAGATCCGCAACCTGCTCTTCGAGCCGACCCTGGTCGCCCTTGTCGTGGCCGAAGACCTGGCAACCAGCGCCCTCGCCACGGTGGCCCCGGACATGCCCCTGCGCGAAGCCCTGCAGACAATGCAGAAACACCGCGACATCAGTTTCTTTCCCGTGGTCGACCCCGATGAACCGAAGAGGCTGCTCGGCATCCTCAGCCAGAACGACGCCCTCTCCGCCTTTCGCCGCCTGAATGCCTGACCGGCTGTCCCTTCCCGCCGGCCGGAGCACCCCGATCGATTCAAAGCAAAACCGGCCACTCGCCCCTTCGCTTCGCTCGCTCAAGTTCGAAAATCACAGGAAAAGACGGGGCCTCGCTTTTTTTGAATCAAAAAAAGGGGCGGCCTCTCGGCCGCCCCTTGGCGTTTCCACGAACGGCCAGACAACGCTGGTTATTTCCAGTCGGCCAGACGTTTCTTGGCCTTCTGCGCCTCGGGAGACTGGGGGTAGGTCTGAACCACCTTGTGCAGGATCACCCTGGCGTTTTTCACATCGCCCAGGGCGTGAAAGGCCAACCCCTGCTTGAGGAGGGCGGATGCGGCCTTGGGGTGGGCCCCGTATTTCTGAATAACGTCCTGGAACTGCAGAATGGCGTTCTCGTACTTCTTCTCGCCGTAGTAGGCTTCGCCGACCCAGTACATGGCGTTCACCGCCAGCTCGTTTTCGGGATAGCTTTTCAGGAACTCATTCAGGAGCTCTCTGCCGCGGCCGTAGTTCCGCTTTTTCTGAATCTGCTCCAAGGCGCTTTCGTACAGGACCTCGGGGGTTTGCGGCGCGGAGGGGGGGGCGACCGGGACCTCCTTCTGGGACTGAAGCTTGACCAGCCGATCCTCCAGGGCGGTCACCTTCAGGTTCAGGTCGTTGCGCACCAGGGACAGTTCCTCGCGCAACCGGTTCCCCTCCATAACAAGATCCTCGAAACGGCCGCTCTGGGCCTGGGACTCCACCCTCAGGGAATCGAGTCCCGCCAGCAGGTCGGCCTGGCTGCGGGCCAGAACGTCCAGCCGGGAGCTCAGCTCCCCGGCCTGGTCCTCGCGCAGGGTCACAACGCCGCGCTCGGTCGTGGCCAGGCGCCGCTTCATCTCTTCCAGGTCCCGCTCCAGGATATCCGCGCGCTGCGCCGTAGCACAGCCGCTCAGGGATCCGGCCAGGGCCAGGATCAGCATACCCTTCATCCAGGTTTTCACGGCTGATCTTCCTTTTCAGAAAAACGAAAGGCCGCACCTGCTGGTGCGGCCCCCGCCATCGATTCGCTGCTACTGAATTTCCTTGAACTCGGCCCGACGATTCGCGGCCCAGGCCTCGCTGCTGCGCCGCGGATCGAGAGGAACCTCTTCGCCGAAGGAAATGAAGGAGAGGCGGCTGGCCGCGACGCCCAGGGAATTCAGGTAGTTCTTTGCGGCCAGGGCGCGCCGCTCTCCCAGGGCGAGGTTGTACTCGTCGGAGCCGCGCTCGTCGCAGTGCCCTTCGATGCGCACCTTCGAGCCGGGATTGGCTTTAAGGTAGTCGGCGTTAGCGGCCAGGGTCGCCCGGGCCTCGGCGGAGAGGGTGTACTGGTCGAAATCAAAATAGATCCGCTCAAGTCCGGCAACCTCGACCACGGTCGGGGGGGTCATATCCTCGACGGCCTGCTGGTCCAGTTCCCCGTCCCTGATGCCGCGCACATCCTCGGAAGGCATTTCCGTCACCACGGGGGCGTCTTCCATCGGCAGGGCTGCGGTGGGGGCGGGTTTCTTGGCACAACCGACCGCCAGCAGAGCGGTCAGGGCAACCATCAGCAAAAAGCGCAGAACTTTCATTGGTTTTCCTCTCCTTTCGAGAAAAGGGACTGCAATTACAGGGAGTCATGAAAATGTGGCCAATTATACAGGAAGCGTTTTAAAAAACAAGCTCTTTACCAGGGCCCGGACCAGGCCGGGTGCTGGCTGTTTTCCCCTGTCGGAGAGATGCGCCGGGCCCCGCTGCCGTCGTCGCGCATGAGATAAATCGCCTTGTTGCCGCCGTCGTCCAGAGAGTAGGCCAGAAAGCGGCCGTCGGGACTCCAGCGGGGGTGCTCCTTGCTCCCGGGGCCGAAGGTGAGGCGCCGCTCGCCGCTGCCGTCGGGGCGGATGGTGTAGATTTCGAAGCGCCCCTGCTCCTGGCGGCTGAAAGCGATAAGATCGCCCTTGGGGCTCCATGCCGGGGTGGCGTTGTACTTGCCCGCGGCGGTCAGGCGCCGCACCTCCCCGCTGCGAACCCCGAGGATGAAAACGTGCGGGTTGCCCCGCCGGTCGGAGACGAAAGCGATCTCCCGGCCGTCGGGGCTCCAGCTGGAATCCACGTCGATGGCCCAGTTGTCGGTGAGGCGCTTCTCCAGGGTGCCGTCTTTTTCCAGAAGATAGATCTACGGGTTGCCGTCCTTGGAAAGGGTCGTGGCAATCTCCCGGCCCCCGGGCCGGTAGCGGCCGGCGATGTTCAGGCCCTTGCGCCGGGACAGAAGGGCCTCCTTTCCGCTGTAGATCTCCTTGCGGAAGAGGTCGGGGTTACCCCGCCGGTAAGAGGTGAAGATCAGTTCCTTGCCCACCGGCGAGAAGTCGGGGTTGAGGACGATGGAACGGTGGTCTGTGAGGCGGACCGGGTTGTGGCCGTCCACCTCAGAAAGGTAGAGCTCCTTGTGCCCGGTGCGATCGGAGATATAGGCGATGCGGGTGGCGAAGGGTCCCGGCTCGCCGGTGAGGCTCTCGAGCACCTGGTCGGCGAAGGTGTGGGCCATGCGCCGCAGGTCCTTGAGCTGGCCCACGTAGCGCCGCCCGGTCAGGAGCCGGCGCCGGGCCACGTCGTAGAGGCGGGCCTCCAGCACGAGTTCTTCACCGCGCACCGAATAGGCCCCCTTGATCAGGGACTGGGCCCCCAACAGGCGCCACTGCCCGAAATCGACGTCGATGCTCACCAGCCCGAGGCGCCGGGCGTCGCCGAGAAAGGCGTCCGGGTCGAGCAGGCTGAAAAGGCCTGAGAACTCCAGGTCGTCGGCCAACACCGCGTTCACCTCTTCGGCAACGGCGGGCAGGGCCTTGCCGTCAAGGGGAACGAAAGCGGTCAGGGCCAGGGGGATGACCTGCTGACCGGGGGCCTGGATCTCGATCTGGCCCAGGGCGGCGCCCGGCAGCCAGAACAGCAACAGGATCAGGGACAAAAGAAAGGTACGCATGGCTCTACTCGAGTAGCTCCTTGAGGTTGAACACCACCTCCCGCTCCAGGCGCCGGCCCGGCGCCTTCGGGAGTTGCTTGAGCTGGAGAACCGCCCTTTTGACCGAATCGTCGAAACGGGCCTCGCCCGAATGCTCCAGGAAGCGGTAGTCGAGAAGCTTTCCCTGAGGGTCGAAGACGAGGGCCACGGTGGCCTCCAGGTCACGGCTGGGCACCTGGTACTTGGAGAGGAGCCAGGCCTGCTTCAGGTAGTCGTGGATCCAGGCGTCGTAGGAAGTCCCCGCCTCGGTTCCGCTCCCCTCGGGCATCCCCACCGGCGCGTCGGGAACCGCGGGGGCCTGGCGGGTGTCGGAGGCGGAGAGGGCCGCGAGCTTCTGCTTCAGCTCCTCGATCTCTTTCTTGGCCTGCATCTTCTTGATCGCCGCCAGGGTGTCCTCCTCGTAGCTCTGGGACGGCTTGGCGACCTCGGGCTTCGGTTTCGGCTTGGCCTTCGGCGCCGGTTTTGCCTTGGGAACGGGTTTCGGCTTCGGCTTGGCGACCTTCGGCTTGACCGGCTCGGGCTTGGCCACCTTGACCGGCTCGGGTTTTTTCGGCGGCGGCTTGGGCGGCTCCGGCGGCTTGACCTCGGCCTTCGGGGGTTCGGGCGCCTTGCGGGGCTTCTCGGCCTTCGGCCGGGCGTCGGGGCGGCCGGCCTGGGGGTCGGCCACCGGCAGGTTGACGAGATCGACGTAGTAGGCCCTGGGGGGCTTGGCCAGGCGGGGCTCGAAGACCCCGGTAAAGACCGCGAGCACCGCGAGGTGGACCACCAGGGAAACGATCAGCATCCGCCCCAGTTTGGGCTCCGGGTGCGTTTCGGTGCCCCGTCGTATGAAGCGGTTCTTCGCCAACGGAAAACGCCTCAGGGCTCGGGTTGCTGGGTCAGCATGCCCACCTTCTGCACCCCGGCCTGCCGGATCACGGCCATCACCTGGACCACCTTGCCGTAGGGAACGGCGCGGTCCGCCTCGAGAAGGACTCCCTGCTCGTTGCGCTCCTTCAGCACCTGGCGCAGCACCGGGGCGAGCTTCTTCAGGTCACTGACCCGGTGGCCGCCGACGGCGATGGCGCCGTCTTTCTGCACCGACACCGTGACCGGTTCCTTGCCCTTTTCGAGCGACGGGGCCTGCTCGACCTCGGGGAGACTGACCTCAAGGCCCTGCTCGAGCATCGGCGCGGTCACCATGAAGATGATCAGCAGCACCAGCATGACGTCGACAAAGGGCGTGACGTTGATCTGGGACAGGGCGCGGCGACCGCCGCTTTCCCTTCGGCCCACTTCCATCTAATCCCCCCGCACCATGCGCTCGGCGATGTTGAGAAACTCCTGGCAGAAGTTGTCCATCTCCCCGGTCAGGATGTTGACCTTGTTGACGAAGTGGTTGTAACCGACCACCGCCGGGATGGCGGCCACCAGGCCGATGGCGGTGGCCACCAGGGCCTCGGAGATGCCGGGGGCAACCACGGCGAGCGAGGCGCTGCCGCTCTGGCCGATGCCGCGAAAGGAATCCATGATCCCCCACACGGTGCCGAACAGTCCGATAAAGGGGGCCGTGGAGCCGGTGGTGGCGAGAAAGGTGAGAAACTTCTCCAGGCGCTGGGTCTCCTGGGTGGTGGCGCGGCGCAGGGCCCGCTTGGCGTTCTCCACCCCTCCCAGGTCGGTGGTGAACTCCGATTTCTTGACCGCGGCCTGGCGCAGGGTGCGGGTAATGTCTCCGGCGTCGGCATCCGACCCGAAAGACCCCTCCGGCGGCTCCCGTCTCTGGCGCTGGCCCTTGATCAGCTCCTGGTAGGCCTCGCGAAAGAGGGTGGTAAGGGGGGAATGGTCGTAATCCTTGAGCCCCTGGCCGATGAGGTCGAAGCGCTTCTTGGACCAGAAAAAGTCCAGGAACCGCTCCGAATCCTTGGTGGCCCGGTGAATGACCCGAAACTTGAAAAAGATGATGGCCCAGGAGACCACCGAAAAGTAGACAAGAATCAGCAGGACCAGCTTGACCACCGGCCCGGCGTTGAGTACCAGATCCAAAACCCTGCCTCCCGCGGTTGGAGTTTTAAGAAAAGAGAATTATCGACCATGCCCGAAGACAAAGTCAATCCTATAACGGCGCTTAACGGGGCCCCCGGGACAGGCGGGCGAGGGCCTGCCGGTAGAAGGCGGCCTGAGCCAGTTTCCCCGGGTTCGCCCCCGAGGCGCGGGCGTCGAGCTCCAGCAGGTCCAGGAGAAGGGAAAAACGGGGATCGGCGATGAAGCGCGCCTGCCTGCGGCTAGGTTCGGCGTCCGGCTCCAGCTGCCAGCAGAGGGCGAACATGTGGTGACGCACCAGCCACACCACGTCGTCTCGCGGCCCCTCCTCCATGCCGAGGCGCCGAAGGATCCGGACCGCCAGCTCCGCTCCGGCGAGGTCGTGGCCGAAGGCCCGCAGGCGCCCCCCGATCTCGCGGGTGGTCGAGGCCTTGCCGACGTCGTGGAGCAGAGCTCCCCAGGCCAGGCGCCTGTCGCATCCCGTCTCCAGCAGACGGACCGCCAGCAGGGTGTGGGTCAGGGCGTCACCCTCGGGGTGGTGATCGGGAGGCTGGGGAACGTTCCCGAGCAGGTAGAGCTCGGGAAGGATCTCCCGAAGCCGCGGATCCTTCCGGAAGCGCGCCTCCCGCTCGCCCGGCTCGGCAAGCCCCAGGGCCTGCTCCACGTACTCCAGCTCGGTCACGACAACTCCTTGAGAGGGGGCCCGAGTCGGGAACCGGCATCGTCCACGTCAGCGGCGAGGTTCCCGGCGAAGGTGAAGAACGGGGCCAGGGAGCAAGAATCGTGCGCGAAATGAAAGGAGAAGCTGTGCCGGTGCACACCATGAACGGCAAAGAACCCTAAAGGCGGTCGGCCAGGGAAGAGCGGGCCCAGCGGGCGGTGGCGCAGCCGGGAGAGCGTTCCAGCAGGCGTCGCAGCGAAACGAGATCGTCCACGTCCTCCCACGCGCCCACCTCCCGGTAGGTCGCCCCCAGCCTGCCGGCCCGCCGCCGGGTCGCCCGAAGCACCTCCGCCGTGCTCCAGGGAATCTCCCGGAAAAGGCCGGGATGATGGCGACTCTCCCCCACCAGCACGTAGCCTCCGTCACGGGACGGAACGGTGACCAGGTCGGCCCCGGCCAGGGCTTCGAAGGCCTCCTCCACGAGGGCGGGAGGCAGGTCAGGGCTGTCGCTTCCGATCAGGGCCGCGGCCTCCCAGCCGTCGCCGAGCAGGCCTCCGAGGGCCCTCTCCATGCGCTCCCCCAGGTCCCCCGAACCCTGGGGAACGAGTGAAAGTCCGGGGAAGGCGGAGCGGAAAAAATCCTCGCTCCCTTCGAAGAAGACGACCGGGGTCCAGGCCGGGCCGGACATCGCGGCGACCGTCTCATCCAGGGACACCCGGTAGAGGCGCGCCGCCTCGCCGGGGGACAGGGCAGGGCAGAGCCGGGTTTTGACCCGACCCGCAAGGGGCTCCTTGGCGAAGATGCCCAGGACCGGCCCCGATGGGCTCGGTTTTTTTCCCAAGGATCGCCCCGCCAGGGCCTTATCCACAATTTCCACAGGGTTACCCACACCCTCCTAGCGCGATGCGCCCTCCACCATGGCGTAGGCCGAATGATTGTGGATCGACTCGAAGTTCTAGCACTCCACACGGAACCAGCTGATCTCCGCCACGGCCTGGAGCCGTTCGGTCACCGCCCGCACGATGTCCTCGACGAACATGGGGTTGTCATAGGCCTGCTCGGTGACCGCCTTCTCGTCCTCGCGCTTGAGCAGCGAGTAGACCGGGGCGCTGCCGCAGGCCTCGACCCACTCGATCAGGTCCTCGAGCCAGATGTGCCCGTCGTAGCGGATCTGCACGTTGATGGCGCTGCGCTGGTTGTGGGCCCCGCGCCCGCTGATCTCCCTCGAGCAAGGGCACAGGGAGGTCACCGGCACGGTGACTCCGAGGACGAAATCGGCCTCTTCGCCGATGGCGCCGATCATCTGGCACTGGTACTCCATGAGCCCCTTGGCCCGGGAAACCGGCGCCTCCTTCTCGATGAAGTAGGGAAATTCCAGCTCCACGTGGGCCCTGGAGGCCTCCAGGCGCTCCTTCATCTCCAGCAGGATGGTATCGAGGCTCTCGATGCTGATCTCCCCCCGGTAACGGTTGAGGATCTCGATGAAGCGGCTCATGTGGGTCCCCTTGAAGTGGTGGGGCAGGTCCACGTACATGTTGATGCGGGCCACGGTGTGCTGCCGGACCTTGCTCTTGTCCATGACCACGATGGGGTAGCGGATGTCCTTCACCCCGACCTTGTCGATGGGAATGTTGCGGGTGTCACGCTCTTTCTGCATGTCGGGCATGGTGGGCATGGGAAAACCTCTTGGGTATTCAGCACTCGGGAGACAGGAGGCCAGGAGAAAACCCGTGTCCCTATTCCGGCTTCGACCCGGATGCGTAAGCGACCGGATCCTTCTCGCCCGCCTCGGCGAAGCCCTTGAGGCGCAGCCGGCAGGAGTCGCAGGCCCCGCAGGCCAGCCCGTCGGCGGTGGGGTCGTAGCAGGAGTGGGTCAGGGCGTAGTCGACGCCGAGCTCTCGGCCGCGCCGGATGATCTCGGCCTTGGACAGGTCGATGAGCGGGGTGTGGATGCGGTAGCGTCCGATGCCCTCGACGGCGGCCTTGGTGGCGAGGTTGGCCATCGTCTCGAAGGCGGCGATGTACTCGGGGCGACAGTCGGGATAGCCCGAGTAGTCGAGCGCATTGACGCCGATATAGATGTCGAAGGCGCCGAGCACCTCGGCCCAGCCGAGGGCGAAGGAAAGGAAGATGGTGTTGCGGGCGGGGACGTAGGTGACCGGGATGGTCTCGTCAATGGCGCGCCCCTTGGGAACCTCGAGGTCGGAGGTCAGGGCGCTGCCGCCGATGCGGCGCAGATCGACCTCCACGACCTGGTGTTCCACGGCGCCGACCCTGGGGGCGTACTGCGCGGCCTTCTCCAGCTCCACCGAATGGCGCTGGCCGTAGGCGAAACTCATGGGGTACGGATCGAAGCCTTCGGCCCGCGCGATGGCCATGCAGGTCGTCGAGTCGAGCCCGCCGCTGTAGAGAACAACAGCCTTTTTGCTCATCGGTTCACCTCCTGGTTCACCGGGAGCATAAGACAGTTCCCTCGACCCGTCAAGGCGCAATAAACCGGCTCAAAAGACCTCGTAAAAGGATCCCGTCCCCAGGCGGTGGACCTTGAGCAGGTTGGTGGTTCCGGGAGCCGAGACCGGACTGCCCATGGTGATCACGACCACGTCGCCGCCCCGCAGCGCTCCGGTCGCGAGCACCGCCTCCTC
This genomic window from Desulfuromonas sp. contains:
- the queC gene encoding 7-cyano-7-deazaguanine synthase QueC; amino-acid sequence: MSKKAVVLYSGGLDSTTCMAIARAEGFDPYPMSFAYGQRHSVELEKAAQYAPRVGAVEHQVVEVDLRRIGGSALTSDLEVPKGRAIDETIPVTYVPARNTIFLSFALGWAEVLGAFDIYIGVNALDYSGYPDCRPEYIAAFETMANLATKAAVEGIGRYRIHTPLIDLSKAEIIRRGRELGVDYALTHSCYDPTADGLACGACDSCRLRLKGFAEAGEKDPVAYASGSKPE
- a CDS encoding TIGR04282 family arsenosugar biosynthesis glycosyltransferase; this translates as MEIVDKALAGRSLGKKPSPSGPVLGIFAKEPLAGRVKTRLCPALSPGEAARLYRVSLDETVAAMSGPAWTPVVFFEGSEDFFRSAFPGLSLVPQGSGDLGERMERALGGLLGDGWEAAALIGSDSPDLPPALVEEAFEALAGADLVTVPSRDGGYVLVGESRHHPGLFREIPWSTAEVLRATRRRAGRLGATYREVGAWEDVDDLVSLRRLLERSPGCATARWARSSLADRL
- the folE2 gene encoding GTP cyclohydrolase FolE2; this translates as MPTMPDMQKERDTRNIPIDKVGVKDIRYPIVVMDKSKVRQHTVARINMYVDLPHHFKGTHMSRFIEILNRYRGEISIESLDTILLEMKERLEASRAHVELEFPYFIEKEAPVSRAKGLMEYQCQMIGAIGEEADFVLGVTVPVTSLCPCSREISGRGAHNQRSAINVQIRYDGHIWLEDLIEWVEACGSAPVYSLLKREDEKAVTEQAYDNPMFVEDIVRAVTERLQAVAEISWFRVEC